A window from Brachyhypopomus gauderio isolate BG-103 chromosome 6, BGAUD_0.2, whole genome shotgun sequence encodes these proteins:
- the ing4 gene encoding inhibitor of growth protein 4, whose amino-acid sequence MAAGMYLEHYLDSIENLPFELQRNFQLMRDLDQRTEDLKGQIDSLAREYTANARTLSSEQKLSLLRQIQQSYGKCKEFGDDKVQLAMQTYEMVDKHIRRLDTDLARFEADLKEKQIESTDYDSTSSKGNKSDLRGPKEKKVSRTRSKVKNSDEDCSPKSGQKKVKLTQTAEFSSPAVNFGNVHPSDVLDMPVDPNEPTYCLCHQVSYGEMIGCDNTDCSIEWFHFACVGLTTKPRGKWYCPRCSQERKKK is encoded by the exons ATGGCGGCTGGAATGTATCTGGAGCATTATCTAGACA GCATAGAGAATCTTCCCTTTGAACTTCAAAGGAATTTCCAGCTAATGCGAGATTTGGACCAGCGTACTGAGG ATTTGAAAGGACAGATAGACTCCCTTGCTCGTGAGTACACGGCTAATGCCCGGACCCTTTCCTCGGAGCAGAAACTTTCTCTCTTGAGACAGATTCAGCAGTCCTATGGGAAGTGTAAAGAGTTTGGAGATGACAAGGTCCAACTGGCCATGCAGACCTATGAGATG GTGGATAAACACATCCGGAGGCTGGACACAGACCTAGCACGCTTTGAGGCAGATCTCAAGGAGAAGCAGATCGAGAGCACAGATTATGACTCCACCTCCAGCAAGGGAAACAAGA GTGACCTCCGGGGACCTAAGGAGAAAAAGGTGTCTCGTACCCGGTCAAAGGTCAAGAACTCTGATGAAGACTGCAGTCCTAAAAGTGGCCAGAAAAAAGTCAAGCTAACGCAAAC GGCTGAATTTTCTTCACCTGCAGTAAATTTTGGGAACGTTCATCCCTCCGATGTGCTGGACATGCCTGTGGATCCTAACGAGCCCACCTACTGCCTGTGCCACCAGGTCTCCTACGGCGAAATGATTGGCTGCGACAACACTGAT TGCTCCATTGAGTGGTTCCACTTTGCTTGTGTGGGACTGACCACCAAGCCCAGGGGGAAATG GTACTGCCCAAGATGTTCACAGGAGcggaaaaaaaaatga